The following DNA comes from Serpentinimonas raichei.
CCGGCGGTTTTTTTACGCCTGTCGTTCACAGGGGGCATCCCCCCAGTGCCGTGCTCAGCGCGGCGCCGCCCGCGTAGGCGGCCCTTTAGTTCAGCCGCTTGACCAGCACCCGGCTGCGCCGGTCCCAGTTGTATTTGCGCTTGCGCGCTTCGGGCAGCCAGTCGGCATCGACCGGTGCAAAGCCGCGCTTGATGAACCAGTGCATGGTGCGCGTGGTGAGCACAAAGAGGCTCTCCAGCCCCAGCAGGCGCGCGCGCTGCTCGATGCGCTTGAGCAGCTTTTCGCCGTCGCCCTGGCCTTGCGAGTGTGGCGAAACGGTGAGCGCGGCCATTTCGGCGGTTTTGGCCTCGGGGTAGGGGTAGAGCGCGGCGCAGCCAAAAATCACTCCGTCGTGCTCGATCAGGGTGTAGTTGGCGATGTCGCGCTCGATTTCGGTGCGGCTGCGCTTGACCAGGGTGCCGTCTTGCTCGAACGGTTCGATCAGTTGCAAAATGCCGCCCACGTCGTCGGCATGGGCTTCGCGCAGGCTTTCGAGCTTTTCATCGACCACCATGGTGCCGATGCCGTCGTGCACGTACACCTCCAGCAGCAGCGCCCCATCGACGGCAAAGGGCAAGATGTGGCTGCGCTCTACCCCGCCCTTGCAGGCGCGCACGCAGTATTGCAAATAAAAGCCGGTGTCGCTGGGTTGCAAGGCCGGGCCGCAAGCGGCCAAAATTTGCTCGGCCTGCGCCAGCGGCAGTTCGGTGTCGATCGGGTTGTCGGGGCTGGCCGCTTCGTGGGGCTGCACGCGGATGCCCGGCACCTCGGTGATGAACAGCAGCTTGTCGGCCTGCAAGGCAATGGCCACGCTGGTGGCCACTTCCTCCATGTTCAGGTTGAAGGCCTCGCCGGTGGGCGAGAAACCAAAGGGCGACAGCAGCACCATCGCCCCCATGTCGAGGGTGCGCATCAGCCCGGCCACATCGACCCGCCGCACCTGGCCGGTGTGCTGGAAGTCGATGCCATCGATCACCCCCACCGGCTGCGCGGTGATGAAGTTGCCCGAGAGCACGCGCACCGTGGCCCCGGCCATGGGGGTGTTGGGCAGGCCCTGGCTGAAGGCGGCCTCGATCTCGTAGCGCAACTGCCCGGCGGCCTCTTGGGCGCAGTCCAGCGCCACTTCGTCGGTGATGCGCATCCCCAGGTGGGTGCGCGATGGGTGCCCCTTGGCGCGCAACTGCTCGTTGACCTGCGGCCTGAAACCATGCACCAGCACGATGCGCACGCCCATGCTCTGAATGAGGGCCAAATCCTGCGCCAGATTGGGCAGCTTGCCCGCCGCTATGGCCTCGCCTGCAATGCCGACCACAAAGGTCTGGTTGCGAAACTTGTGGATATAGGGTGCCACCGAGCGAAACCAGGGCACGAAGGTGAAATTAAAGACCGTGGACATGGGCGGTTGAGGCTTGGGCGGCTGGGGCTGTAGGACGCGGGCAGTGAAACGCGGGCGGTGCAAGGGGCGGCGCTTGGGGCGGCTGGGCGCAAGCATACGCCAGCCAAGCATACGCCACAGCCCACATCCCAAGCCGAGGCCACTGCGGGGATAATCGGGCGGCCCCCATTTTGCACGTGAGCCGCCCGCGCCTTGATTATCGAGTTTCCCGAATCCCTGCCTGTAAGCGCCCAGCGCCAGGCGATCGAAGCCGCCTTGCGCGCGCACCAGGTGATCGTGGTGTGCGGCGAGACCGGTTCCGGCAAAACCACCCAGTTGCCCAAGATCGCGCTGGGCATGGGGCGCGGCCGCCTGCACGCCCGCCCGGGCGAGCGCGGGCGCTTGATCGGCCACACCCAGCCGCGCCGCATCGCCGCCAGTTCGGTGGCCAGCCGCATTGCGCAAGAGCTCGGCACGGCGCTGGGCGAGGTGGTGGGCTACAAGGTGCGCTTCCAGGACCGGCTCAGCCCCGGGGCCTCGATCAAGCTCATGACCGACGGCATTTTGCTGGCCGAAACCCAGACCGACCCGCTGCTGCAGGCCTACGACACGCTGATCATCGATGAGGCGCACGAGCGCAGCCTGAACATCGATTTTTTGCTCGGCTACCTGCGCCAGATTTTGCCGCGCCGGCCGGACCTGAAGGTGATCATCACCTCGGCCACCATCGACGCCGAGCGCTTTGCGCGCCACTTCGAGTCGGCCCAGGGGCCGGCGCCGGTGCTCAATGTGGAGGGCCGCAGCTTTGCGGTGGAGCAGCGCTACCGCCCCTTTGAGGAAAGCCGCGACTACGGCCTCAACGAAGCCATTGCCGACGCCGTGGACGAGCTCTGGCGCGGCGGCGCGCTGGCTGGCGACGTGCTGGTGTTTTTGCCCGGCGAGCGCGAAATCCGCGAATGCGCCGACCACCTGCGCCAGCACCTGAGCCACCAGCCGGTGCTGCGCCAGACCGAGGTGCTGCCGCTGTTTGCGCGCCTGAGCCAGGGCGAGCAAGAGCGCATCTTCCGGCCCAGCGGCGCGCGGCGCATCGTGCTGGCGACCAACGTGGCCGAAACCTCGCTCACCGTGCCCGGCATCCGTTACGTGATCGACTCGGGCCGGGCGCGCGTGAAACGCTACAGCCTGCGCAGCAAGGTCGAGCAGTTGCTGGTCGAGCCGATCAGCCAGGCGGCGGCCAACCAGCGCGCTGGGCGCTGTGGTCGGGTGGCCGACGGCGTCTGCATCCGCCTCTACGACGAGGCCGATTACCAAGGGCGGCCGCGCTTTGGCGACCCGGAGATTTTGCGCTCCTCGCTGGCGGCGGTGATTTTGCGCATGAAGTCGCTGCGCCTGGGGGCGGTGGAGGATTTTCCTTTTCTGGAGGCGCCTTCGCAGCGCGCCATTACCGACGGCTACCAGTTGCTGCAAGAGCTGGGTGCGCTCGACGAGGGCTTGCAGCTCACCGCCTTGGGCACCGAGCTGGCGCGCCTGCCGCTGGACCCGCGCGTGGGGCGCATGATCCTGGAGGCGCGCGAGCGCCACGCGCTCGACGAGGTGCTGGTGCTGGCCAGCGCGCTCACGGTGCAGGATGTGCGCGACCGCCCCTTGCAGGCGCAAGCGCAGGCAGACCGGGCGCACGCGGCCTTCGACGACGACAAGAGCGAGTTCGTGGGCTACCTCAAGCTCTGGCGCTGGCTGGAGCAGGCGCGCAGCGGCAAGCCCAGTGCGGCCGCAGCGCCCGTTGTGGACCAAGCCGCCGGTGCAGCCGGTGCCGGGGCCAGCAGGGCTAAAGGGCGGCCCACTGAGGGCTTGGCCGATGCCACTGGATTGGCGCTGGCTGCGCCGCAGCACAAGCCGAGCCAGCGCCAGTACGAGGCGCTGCTGCGCCAGCACTACCTGAATCCGCGCCGGGTGCGCGAGTGGCGCGACATCCACAGCCAGTTGCACACCGTGGTGGCCGAGCACGGCTGGAAGCTCAACACCGCCCCGGCCAGCAGCGAGCAGTTGCATTTGTCCCTGTTGGCGGGCTTGCTCGGGCACGTGGGCTGCAAGCACGAGAGCGAGGCGCATTACCAGGGCGCACGCGGCATTCGCTACTACCCGCATCCGGGCGCGCGTTTGAGCAAAAAGCCGGGGCGCTGGATCGTTTGCGCCGAGCTGGTCGAGACCACGCGCCTGTTTGGCCGTGGCATTGCCGCCATCGATCCGCAGTGGCTGGAGCAGGTGGGCGCGCATTTGCTGAGCAAGCAGGTGCTCGATCCGCGCTGGGAGAAAAACGCCTGCCGGGTGGTGGCCTCCGAGCGCGCCACGCTTTATGGCTTGCTGATCTACAACCAGCGCCGGGTCGATTACGCGCGCGTCGATCCGGTCGGGGCGCGCTCGATCTTTATCCGCCAGGCGCTGGTGGCGGCCTTGGAGGAGGAGGTGTGGC
Coding sequences within:
- the argA gene encoding amino-acid N-acetyltransferase, with the protein product MSTVFNFTFVPWFRSVAPYIHKFRNQTFVVGIAGEAIAAGKLPNLAQDLALIQSMGVRIVLVHGFRPQVNEQLRAKGHPSRTHLGMRITDEVALDCAQEAAGQLRYEIEAAFSQGLPNTPMAGATVRVLSGNFITAQPVGVIDGIDFQHTGQVRRVDVAGLMRTLDMGAMVLLSPFGFSPTGEAFNLNMEEVATSVAIALQADKLLFITEVPGIRVQPHEAASPDNPIDTELPLAQAEQILAACGPALQPSDTGFYLQYCVRACKGGVERSHILPFAVDGALLLEVYVHDGIGTMVVDEKLESLREAHADDVGGILQLIEPFEQDGTLVKRSRTEIERDIANYTLIEHDGVIFGCAALYPYPEAKTAEMAALTVSPHSQGQGDGEKLLKRIEQRARLLGLESLFVLTTRTMHWFIKRGFAPVDADWLPEARKRKYNWDRRSRVLVKRLN
- the hrpA gene encoding ATP-dependent RNA helicase HrpA; the protein is MIIEFPESLPVSAQRQAIEAALRAHQVIVVCGETGSGKTTQLPKIALGMGRGRLHARPGERGRLIGHTQPRRIAASSVASRIAQELGTALGEVVGYKVRFQDRLSPGASIKLMTDGILLAETQTDPLLQAYDTLIIDEAHERSLNIDFLLGYLRQILPRRPDLKVIITSATIDAERFARHFESAQGPAPVLNVEGRSFAVEQRYRPFEESRDYGLNEAIADAVDELWRGGALAGDVLVFLPGEREIRECADHLRQHLSHQPVLRQTEVLPLFARLSQGEQERIFRPSGARRIVLATNVAETSLTVPGIRYVIDSGRARVKRYSLRSKVEQLLVEPISQAAANQRAGRCGRVADGVCIRLYDEADYQGRPRFGDPEILRSSLAAVILRMKSLRLGAVEDFPFLEAPSQRAITDGYQLLQELGALDEGLQLTALGTELARLPLDPRVGRMILEARERHALDEVLVLASALTVQDVRDRPLQAQAQADRAHAAFDDDKSEFVGYLKLWRWLEQARSGKPSAAAAPVVDQAAGAAGAGASRAKGRPTEGLADATGLALAAPQHKPSQRQYEALLRQHYLNPRRVREWRDIHSQLHTVVAEHGWKLNTAPASSEQLHLSLLAGLLGHVGCKHESEAHYQGARGIRYYPHPGARLSKKPGRWIVCAELVETTRLFGRGIAAIDPQWLEQVGAHLLSKQVLDPRWEKNACRVVASERATLYGLLIYNQRRVDYARVDPVGARSIFIRQALVAALEEEVWPPDFERRLPFLAGNRQVLAQVQALEHKSRRQDVLVDEELIYAFYDSQLPPDLSSGQELERWYRAHVRQQPELLRLKREELMRHQAAGVTSVAFPPTLALGGTECSASYLHQPGDARDGLSVALPIFVLNQASEERCEWLVPGMLKEKISALLKSLPQKPRARLLPLPETAGQLATELSQPGHWAQGSLIEALLARVRTRTGLDVKRSDFKLDMLPVHHFMHLRVLDEHGRQLGQGRSLAALKAELGAQARGAFQALAGLQLAARVGAGAGAGASTAVGVGVAAVPASVPPAGRSGARQAAAAPPARAPSAERKQTNDPSTQGQAAHAQSAPRKQAAVPSHQAHAPATQAHAQATTATERYRAWTFGDWPELMELASGDHTVIGFPALLDAGDAVSLAVYDEPEAAARQHRAGLRRLFALQLREALKQLEKSLPGLQQMAVSYLALGSLEELRGQIIEVALERAFMAEPWPRNAAEFQQRLDQGRSRLGLIAQEVARQAAAVLVEYAAVVRKLKEGKFEAQPLADARSQLQRLVGPRFLAETPWAALQHLPRYLKAIFLRLDKLRADPARDAAHMATVRAQEQRYTRLLAERKGVPDARLDELRWLLEELRVSLFAQELRTPQPVSVKRLDKLWAQLAA